One region of Chitinophaga varians genomic DNA includes:
- a CDS encoding WbqC family protein: MTENAKSGVLLIESQYFPPISFYKTLINHDILQIEKYEHYQKLSYRNRCYLAGPNGRMILSVPLTRGKNQRTLMKDVRISNEERWQSLHWKTLVSAYRRSPWFEYYEEDMQGLFEKQFSFLLDWNMACFEWVNNKLGLSPAIQFTDSYQKVVSGVTDARDRILPNAPTPEDAPQYTQVFQERVGFLPDLSILDLLFCEGKQSLTVINDGQ, translated from the coding sequence ATGACAGAGAATGCAAAAAGTGGAGTGTTATTAATTGAATCACAATATTTTCCGCCAATTAGCTTCTATAAAACTTTAATTAACCACGATATATTACAGATTGAGAAATATGAACACTATCAAAAGCTCAGTTACAGGAACCGTTGTTACCTCGCCGGGCCAAATGGCCGTATGATCTTAAGTGTGCCTCTCACCCGCGGCAAGAACCAACGGACCCTGATGAAGGATGTCCGGATCAGTAATGAAGAGAGATGGCAGTCTCTGCACTGGAAAACGCTCGTGTCCGCCTATAGGCGCTCTCCCTGGTTTGAATATTACGAGGAGGATATGCAGGGACTGTTTGAAAAACAGTTTTCATTTTTGCTCGACTGGAACATGGCCTGTTTTGAATGGGTGAATAACAAGCTGGGCCTTAGTCCGGCTATTCAGTTCACAGACAGTTACCAAAAGGTAGTGTCCGGCGTAACAGATGCCCGTGACCGCATTCTGCCGAACGCCCCGACGCCGGAGGATGCGCCGCAATACACCCAGGTGTTCCAGGAACGGGTCGGTTTCCTGCCCGACCTGAGCATCCTGGACCTGCTTTTTTGCGAAGGAAAGCAATCCCTGACAGTTATAAATGATGGCCAATAA
- a CDS encoding NUDIX hydrolase, giving the protein MQANMTIYLNERPLILSGSEQNIPADINGAKVYLNPDTEKIEKVLQKMEEGKKEAAVFITEDVKQLFKKVSLHFTVLVAAGGLITNPDGEVLMMFRRGKWDLPKGKQDPGEDLETCAVREVAEETGLHTISLTHKITETFHYYPMKTKKVLKHTHWYRMQFTGTELTVPQIEEDIQDIEWVKPQNLDKFLKYSYENIREVFKAEKLI; this is encoded by the coding sequence ATGCAAGCAAACATGACGATCTACCTGAATGAGCGTCCCCTCATTCTCAGCGGAAGTGAACAGAACATACCGGCAGACATCAACGGGGCAAAGGTGTACCTCAACCCGGACACGGAGAAGATAGAGAAAGTATTGCAGAAGATGGAAGAAGGTAAAAAAGAAGCAGCGGTGTTTATCACAGAAGACGTGAAACAGCTGTTTAAGAAGGTATCACTTCATTTTACCGTGCTGGTGGCGGCCGGCGGCCTGATCACCAATCCTGATGGGGAAGTACTGATGATGTTCCGCAGAGGAAAATGGGACCTGCCCAAAGGCAAACAAGACCCCGGAGAAGACCTGGAAACCTGTGCTGTCCGTGAAGTGGCGGAAGAAACCGGTCTGCATACCATCTCCCTCACCCATAAAATCACGGAAACGTTTCACTACTACCCGATGAAAACCAAAAAGGTACTGAAACACACGCACTGGTACCGCATGCAGTTCACCGGTACCGAACTTACCGTACCGCAGATTGAAGAGGATATCCAGGATATAGAATGGGTTAAACCACAGAACCTTGATAAATTCCTTAAATACTCCTACGAAAACATCCGCGAGGTGTTCAAAGCAGAAAAACTCATATAA
- a CDS encoding LEA type 2 family protein, with translation MKTIRLFLIIMATWGLTSSCEKMKDLQFVRVANLQMDELGMSKSIVRLTLAYYNPNNYQLKLKDANFNVFFDDTEVGRSVQDTMISIPAKDTFYFPVKLEVNMANVLKNAFTAFSSKEVTIKATGNCKVGKGGIYIPFPIKCETKQALNFF, from the coding sequence ATGAAAACGATCCGTCTGTTTTTAATCATAATGGCCACCTGGGGACTGACAAGCTCATGCGAAAAAATGAAGGACCTCCAGTTTGTAAGAGTTGCCAATCTCCAAATGGATGAGCTGGGCATGTCCAAGAGCATTGTACGGCTCACCCTGGCATATTACAATCCGAACAATTATCAGCTGAAATTAAAAGACGCCAACTTCAACGTCTTTTTTGATGATACAGAAGTAGGGCGCTCTGTCCAGGATACCATGATCAGTATCCCGGCAAAAGATACTTTCTATTTTCCGGTGAAGCTGGAAGTCAATATGGCGAATGTGCTGAAAAATGCATTTACTGCTTTTTCCAGCAAGGAAGTCACCATTAAAGCCACCGGCAATTGTAAAGTCGGCAAAGGAGGCATTTATATTCCCTTCCCCATTAAATGCGAAACCAAACAGGCGCTGAATTTTTTTTAA
- the pyrE gene encoding orotate phosphoribosyltransferase, which yields MSTVSEKQVAEKLLQVQAVKLSPAQPFTWASGWKSPIYCDNRKLLSYPYVRDYIKSELCNTVFETFPDAAVIAGVATAGIPHGTLVADQLKLPFIYVRSKPKEHGMGNQIEGVLQPGQQVVVVEDLISTGKSSLEAVQAIRAAGGEVIGMVSIFNYGFDVAVKAFEAAGVPFKSLSNYNAMIALAEEKGIVSADEISTLQAWRTAPDQWGK from the coding sequence ATGAGTACAGTAAGCGAAAAACAAGTTGCAGAAAAACTGCTGCAGGTGCAGGCCGTAAAGTTGAGCCCTGCCCAGCCTTTTACATGGGCCTCCGGATGGAAGTCCCCTATTTATTGCGATAACCGGAAACTGTTATCCTATCCATATGTACGGGACTATATCAAATCCGAGTTATGCAATACCGTATTTGAGACCTTTCCTGATGCAGCGGTGATTGCGGGCGTGGCTACCGCCGGTATTCCACACGGCACGCTGGTGGCGGACCAGTTGAAGCTGCCATTTATCTATGTTCGTTCCAAACCGAAAGAGCATGGCATGGGCAATCAGATAGAAGGTGTATTGCAGCCTGGTCAACAGGTGGTAGTGGTGGAAGACCTGATCTCTACCGGCAAAAGCAGCCTCGAGGCGGTGCAGGCCATCCGTGCCGCAGGCGGTGAGGTGATAGGCATGGTGTCTATCTTCAACTATGGCTTTGATGTGGCGGTAAAAGCATTTGAAGCAGCCGGCGTACCGTTTAAATCGCTGAGCAACTACAACGCGATGATTGCCCTGGCTGAAGAGAAAGGCATTGTTTCCGCAGATGAGATCAGCACACTGCAGGCCTGGAGAACAGCGCCTGACCAGTGGGGTAAATAA
- a CDS encoding heavy-metal-associated domain-containing protein codes for MRIVKLVMLFLLASVSVAMAQQKKKALLTAKISTPTVQCESCKNRIERYMSQEEGVESVKVDYKKHVTTVKYWDDRTNIENVKTGIANAGYDADNVTANPESYAKLPKCCKKPEDGGGMEKKKH; via the coding sequence ATGCGCATCGTAAAATTAGTAATGCTGTTCCTACTGGCGAGCGTAAGCGTGGCCATGGCACAGCAGAAGAAAAAAGCCCTGCTGACTGCCAAGATCAGCACGCCAACAGTGCAGTGTGAATCCTGCAAAAACCGTATTGAAAGATACATGTCCCAGGAAGAAGGCGTGGAGTCTGTAAAAGTGGATTATAAAAAACACGTGACTACCGTAAAATACTGGGATGACCGTACAAATATCGAAAATGTCAAAACAGGCATCGCTAATGCCGGTTATGATGCTGATAACGTAACTGCCAATCCGGAAAGCTACGCTAAACTGCCTAAATGCTGCAAAAAGCCGGAAGACGGCGGCGGCATGGAAAAGAAAAAGCACTAA
- a CDS encoding arginine decarboxylase → MNNTYTDLVKQTFEFPQEGFDVKDNYLEFNGLDIKALIDKYGTPFKLTYLPKIGMQINKAKKMFHDAIKKNRYDGKYYYCYCTKSSHFSFIMEETLKHGVHIETSFAYDIDIVNKLYEKKKINKETFVLCNGFKTKAYTRAIARLINSGFKNVIPVLDNKEELEDYKRNVRIKDKVKLGIRVAAEEEPSFDFYTSRLGVPPRDILEYYVDKIKGNEKFELKMLHFFMNKGIKDDIFYWSQFNRVINLYCQLKKICPELDSINIGGGFPIKHSLGFDYDYNYIVNEIVANIKSTCKKNKVPVPDIYTEFGSFTVGESGAVIYSVVGEKMQNDRESWYMIDSSFITTLPDTWGIGEKFLMLPINKWDQEYQEVHLGGLTCDGYDFYTSEEHINAVFLPKQQPSGEPLYIGFFHTGAYQDQLSGYGGIKHCLIPSPKHVIVGYDKNGQLKDWLYAKEQTSQSMLKILGY, encoded by the coding sequence ATGAACAACACCTACACCGACCTCGTTAAACAGACTTTCGAATTCCCCCAGGAGGGCTTTGACGTAAAAGACAACTACCTGGAGTTTAACGGTTTGGATATTAAGGCGCTGATTGACAAGTACGGAACGCCTTTTAAGTTGACCTACCTTCCCAAGATCGGAATGCAGATCAACAAGGCAAAAAAGATGTTCCATGATGCCATCAAGAAGAACAGGTACGATGGTAAATATTATTACTGCTATTGTACCAAGAGCTCGCACTTCTCCTTTATTATGGAGGAAACCCTGAAACATGGCGTGCACATCGAAACTTCGTTTGCTTATGATATCGATATCGTAAACAAACTGTACGAAAAAAAGAAGATCAACAAAGAGACGTTTGTGCTCTGTAACGGTTTCAAAACAAAAGCCTATACCAGGGCCATAGCCAGACTGATCAACAGCGGCTTTAAAAATGTGATTCCGGTACTGGACAATAAAGAGGAACTGGAAGACTACAAACGTAATGTCCGGATAAAAGATAAAGTGAAACTGGGTATCCGTGTAGCCGCGGAAGAAGAACCCAGCTTCGACTTCTATACCTCCCGCCTGGGCGTGCCTCCCCGTGATATCCTCGAATATTATGTCGACAAGATCAAGGGGAACGAGAAGTTTGAGCTGAAAATGCTGCACTTCTTCATGAACAAGGGGATCAAAGATGATATCTTCTACTGGTCGCAGTTCAACAGGGTGATCAACCTGTACTGCCAGCTGAAAAAGATCTGCCCTGAACTGGACAGCATCAACATCGGTGGCGGTTTCCCGATCAAACACTCCCTGGGCTTTGATTATGATTACAATTACATCGTTAACGAAATTGTAGCCAATATTAAAAGCACCTGCAAAAAGAACAAAGTACCGGTACCGGACATCTACACAGAATTCGGTTCCTTCACTGTAGGTGAAAGCGGTGCGGTGATCTATAGCGTAGTAGGCGAAAAAATGCAGAACGACAGGGAATCCTGGTATATGATCGACAGTTCTTTCATTACCACCCTGCCTGATACCTGGGGTATTGGGGAGAAATTCCTGATGCTGCCTATCAACAAGTGGGACCAGGAGTACCAGGAAGTACACCTGGGAGGACTTACCTGCGACGGATACGACTTTTATACATCTGAGGAACATATCAACGCGGTATTTTTACCGAAACAACAGCCAAGCGGAGAGCCGCTATACATTGGGTTCTTCCATACCGGCGCTTACCAGGACCAGCTGAGCGGATATGGTGGTATTAAACACTGCCTGATCCCGTCTCCCAAGCACGTGATCGTGGGATATGATAAAAATGGACAGCTGAAAGACTGGTTGTATGCCAAAGAGCAGACTTCCCAGAGCATGTTAAAGATTTTGGGTTATTAA